From a single Caminicella sporogenes DSM 14501 genomic region:
- the cas6 gene encoding CRISPR-associated endoribonuclease Cas6, with translation MRLRCEYKTEKIPLAYHMMFVSLIKEALKKSNKEYQKKLYCYENKTNKKIKNFCFSVFMKDFEKKEDVFVINDKVVINISTPDYEFFINLYNGLLKIKEFEYREFTLNKVRMSILREKNINEGCIVFNTLSPICIKDRDNKPVDLEDDRFERELNYIVNKSLESYRGYGIKERIKFIPYKMKKVVVKQDIKKFKENTNKKYYYVNAYSGIFRLNGDIEDLKDIYLLGLGFKRSQGFGMIEVVG, from the coding sequence ATGAGATTAAGATGTGAGTATAAAACAGAAAAAATACCTTTAGCATATCATATGATGTTTGTGAGTTTAATTAAAGAAGCCTTAAAAAAATCGAATAAGGAATATCAAAAGAAACTTTATTGTTATGAGAATAAAACTAATAAAAAAATTAAAAACTTTTGTTTTTCTGTTTTTATGAAAGACTTTGAAAAGAAGGAAGATGTATTTGTTATAAATGATAAAGTTGTCATTAATATAAGTACTCCAGATTATGAATTTTTTATAAATCTCTATAATGGACTTTTAAAAATAAAGGAGTTTGAATATAGAGAATTTACTCTTAACAAAGTGAGAATGAGCATTTTAAGAGAAAAAAATATAAATGAAGGTTGTATTGTTTTTAATACATTATCGCCAATTTGTATAAAAGATAGAGATAATAAACCAGTAGATTTAGAAGATGATAGATTTGAAAGAGAGTTAAATTACATTGTTAATAAGAGTTTAGAAAGTTATAGAGGATATGGAATTAAAGAAAGAATTAAATTTATTCCTTATAAAATGAAAAAAGTAGTTGTTAAACAAGATATAAAAAAATTTAAAGAAAATACAAATAAAAAATATTACTATGTCAATGCTTATTCAGGAATTTTTAGGCTAAATGGAGATATAGAAGATTTGAAGGATATATATTTACTTGGACT